The proteins below are encoded in one region of Candidatus Saganbacteria bacterium:
- a CDS encoding TIGR00725 family protein — MEERLFITVIGESVASKENYKIAERVGELLAKHKAVIFCGGRIGVMEAICKGAKKHPGATTVGILPSGKRYEANKYIDIPVVTGIGYGRNKLVVKSGQAVIAIGGSYGTLCEMAYALSYKIPTFGINTWHFMRKGHKRIPIKYVKTPEQAVELAVKAAKKVREKEKILGKKFWKKLLKKEHITY, encoded by the coding sequence ATAAGATAGCGGAAAGAGTGGGTGAACTTCTCGCAAAACACAAAGCTGTGATATTCTGCGGGGGAAGGATAGGGGTCATGGAGGCGATCTGCAAAGGAGCAAAGAAACATCCGGGCGCGACAACGGTCGGAATACTCCCCAGTGGAAAAAGATACGAGGCGAACAAATATATTGATATCCCCGTCGTTACCGGGATAGGTTACGGCCGGAACAAGCTTGTCGTAAAAAGCGGACAGGCGGTGATCGCGATCGGAGGAAGCTACGGCACACTTTGCGAGATGGCTTACGCGCTTAGCTACAAGATACCGACGTTCGGGATAAACACCTGGCATTTTATGCGGAAAGGGCACAAAAGGATACCGATAAAATACGTCAAGACCCCAGAGCAGGCCGTCGAACTCGCGGTAAAAGCGGCGAAAAAAGTCCGGGAGAAGGAAAAAATATTAGGAAAGAAATTCTGGAAAAAGCTTCTTAAAAAAGAACACATCACATATTAG
- a CDS encoding M20/M25/M40 family metallo-hydrolase codes for MIKEKRLINTFLKLVKIESPSKREKNAGLFIKKYLAKLGIKSWFDDAGDVFGGNCGNLYAAVKGTVKEAPGILLNAHIDTVVHDGRIHPVIRKGVISSDGTTILGADCKAGVAAILEALKVLKEKNILHGDIKLCFTVAEEIGITGAKNADFRHLRADFGYVLDGGAVETILCAAPSQLNFEANIHGRAAHAGVHPERGINAIKVASEAISKMKIGRIDRITTANVGIIEGGTATNIIPDRVFIKGEVRSHSKRKLKQQINNMTKILSKTCRKHKAFLRMKVEPVYNSFSIKESSPAVKYFREAGRRSSIKIKTGMTGGGSDANIFNEMGIPSVIIGVGAHNLHTAKECIAVGDLVTGTELLIGAIQEAADGRQ; via the coding sequence ATGATCAAAGAAAAACGGCTTATAAATACTTTCCTTAAACTTGTAAAAATAGAAAGCCCTTCCAAAAGAGAAAAAAATGCGGGGCTGTTCATTAAAAAATATCTGGCGAAGCTGGGGATCAAGAGCTGGTTCGACGATGCGGGCGATGTTTTCGGAGGGAACTGTGGTAATCTGTATGCCGCTGTAAAAGGGACGGTAAAAGAAGCGCCCGGTATACTGCTGAACGCGCACATCGATACGGTCGTCCACGACGGCAGGATACATCCCGTCATCAGAAAAGGTGTGATATCCAGCGACGGCACCACTATACTCGGGGCAGACTGCAAAGCCGGAGTGGCCGCCATACTTGAGGCTTTAAAGGTCTTAAAAGAAAAAAATATACTTCACGGGGATATAAAATTATGTTTTACAGTGGCGGAGGAGATCGGGATAACAGGAGCAAAGAACGCCGACTTCAGGCACCTGAGAGCCGACTTCGGATATGTCCTGGACGGCGGGGCCGTGGAAACTATCCTGTGCGCGGCTCCTTCACAGCTTAACTTTGAGGCGAATATCCATGGAAGGGCCGCTCATGCGGGTGTCCATCCGGAGCGCGGGATAAACGCCATAAAAGTGGCAAGCGAAGCGATATCAAAGATGAAAATAGGGCGTATCGACAGGATCACGACCGCAAATGTGGGGATCATCGAGGGCGGGACCGCGACCAATATAATCCCGGACAGGGTATTTATCAAAGGAGAAGTCAGGAGCCACAGCAAAAGAAAACTGAAACAACAGATAAACAATATGACCAAGATCCTCTCAAAGACCTGCAGGAAGCATAAGGCTTTTTTGAGGATGAAGGTCGAGCCCGTCTATAATTCTTTCAGCATAAAAGAATCGTCACCCGCCGTAAAATATTTCAGGGAGGCGGGGAGAAGGTCATCGATAAAAATAAAGACCGGAATGACAGGCGGCGGAAGTGATGCTAATATCTTCAACGAAATGGGGATCCCCTCGGTGATCATCGGGGTCGGAGCTCACAACCTGCACACCGCCAAAGAATGTATCGCCGTCGGAGACCTCGTTACGGGGACCGAGCTTTTAATAGGGGCGATCCAAGAAGCGGCAGATGGAAGACAATAA
- the thiC gene encoding phosphomethylpyrimidine synthase ThiC has protein sequence MNKSYIKKISQDENLPVKQIEQGLKNGTIVILKSPLHKNCKPAGVGKGLLTKVNANIGTSQDYPSLASELKKLEVCIKYKADAVMDLSTGGNIDRIRKKILENCPVPLGTVPVYQAVIEAGGIEKLTAETMLDVIERQAADGVDFMTIHSGVTKRSVAEIKKKKRLMGIVSRGGALLYAWMEKHKKENPLFEQYDRVLDICRRYGVVISLGDGLRPGSIFDAGDAGQIEELKILGKLAERARKAGVQVIIEGPGHVPINQIIDQMKLEKKICAGAPFYVLGPLPTDIAAGYDHVACAIGGALAASAGADFLCYVTPAEHLGLPTADDVREGIIVSRIAAHIGDISKGIKSALKRDYEMSKARKALDWQKQLSLALDSEKARSYHKRLSSKRKDVCTMCGDYCAMKVSR, from the coding sequence GTGAATAAATCCTACATTAAAAAGATCTCTCAAGACGAGAACTTGCCCGTAAAACAGATCGAGCAGGGATTGAAGAACGGGACGATCGTCATATTGAAAAGCCCGCTCCACAAAAACTGCAAACCGGCCGGTGTGGGAAAAGGTCTTCTTACAAAAGTTAACGCGAACATCGGCACTTCACAGGATTACCCTTCTCTCGCCAGCGAACTAAAGAAGCTCGAAGTCTGCATAAAATACAAAGCGGACGCGGTGATGGACCTGAGCACAGGAGGAAATATCGACAGGATCAGGAAGAAAATACTTGAAAATTGTCCGGTCCCTCTGGGAACGGTCCCCGTATATCAAGCTGTAATAGAAGCCGGCGGGATCGAAAAACTCACTGCGGAGACAATGCTAGACGTCATCGAAAGACAAGCGGCTGACGGGGTCGACTTTATGACTATCCACAGCGGGGTCACAAAAAGGTCCGTTGCGGAGATAAAAAAGAAAAAAAGACTGATGGGGATAGTGAGCAGGGGAGGCGCGCTCCTTTACGCGTGGATGGAAAAGCACAAAAAAGAAAATCCTCTCTTTGAACAGTATGACAGGGTCCTTGATATCTGCAGGAGATACGGTGTCGTGATAAGCCTCGGCGACGGGCTCAGGCCGGGTTCGATCTTTGATGCGGGCGACGCCGGGCAGATAGAGGAGCTGAAAATATTAGGGAAACTGGCGGAAAGAGCAAGAAAGGCGGGAGTCCAAGTTATTATCGAAGGTCCGGGTCATGTCCCTATAAACCAAATCATCGACCAGATGAAGCTGGAAAAAAAGATCTGCGCCGGCGCTCCTTTCTATGTCCTTGGTCCGCTTCCGACAGATATCGCGGCTGGGTATGACCACGTGGCGTGCGCTATAGGAGGCGCTCTTGCTGCTTCGGCCGGGGCCGATTTTCTTTGCTATGTCACTCCTGCAGAACATCTGGGGCTCCCGACTGCGGACGATGTGAGAGAAGGGATAATAGTCTCAAGGATCGCCGCCCATATCGGCGACATATCCAAAGGCATAAAAAGCGCGTTAAAAAGGGACTACGAGATGTCAAAGGCAAGAAAAGCCCTTGACTGGCAGAAACAGCTTTCACTCGCGCTTGACAGCGAAAAAGCGCGTTCCTACCACAAAAGGCTTTCCTCAAAAAGAAAAGACGTGTGCACGATGTGCGGCGACTACTGCGCTATGAAGGTCAGCCGATAA
- a CDS encoding bifunctional folylpolyglutamate synthase/dihydrofolate synthase, with amino-acid sequence MDHDRSVLYLESFWKFGIKLGLHRIEKLLRELGDPQKKIKTVHVAGTNGKGSVCAMVSLVLREAGYRTGLFTSPHLFTYMERFKINGKDIPENKFNGYVGKVRAVINKYEKGEELPTEFEILTAIAFLYFADENVTIAVIETGLGGRLDSTNVITPLVSVITNVDLDHTEVLGKTIELIAKEKAGIIKDNIPVVTAAQGKALSVIKKTAAKKKGRLVIVSGPDLNLSASIPLYGQHQKINAATAVAAVAELRKSGYKISDSDIRIGIAKTKWPARFQILRRDPVVIVDGAHNPAGIKALIDSASAFKNRSGRDIFVAGILRRKDHKKMLSMLCSAADTLILTRPMAKGACTLAEMGADVKGKGCEILKLSTVGRAVTAAIKIAGKDDTVIICGSLFTAAEALALFPRHLTHCSLMV; translated from the coding sequence ATGGATCATGACCGGTCCGTTTTATATCTTGAGTCGTTCTGGAAGTTCGGCATCAAACTCGGCCTTCACAGGATAGAAAAACTTCTCCGAGAGCTCGGCGATCCGCAAAAAAAGATCAAAACGGTCCATGTCGCAGGCACCAACGGCAAAGGTTCTGTCTGCGCGATGGTCTCATTGGTATTACGAGAAGCGGGATACAGGACAGGGCTTTTCACTTCCCCGCATCTGTTCACATACATGGAAAGGTTCAAGATAAACGGAAAAGATATTCCGGAAAATAAATTTAACGGATATGTCGGAAAAGTGCGGGCGGTAATAAATAAATATGAGAAAGGAGAGGAGCTTCCAACAGAGTTCGAAATACTTACAGCGATAGCTTTTCTCTATTTTGCTGATGAAAATGTGACTATCGCCGTGATCGAAACAGGCCTTGGAGGAAGGCTGGATTCCACGAATGTCATAACACCTCTGGTATCAGTTATCACTAATGTTGACCTGGACCACACGGAAGTATTGGGCAAAACGATCGAATTAATCGCGAAAGAAAAAGCCGGGATAATCAAGGATAATATTCCCGTAGTGACAGCCGCGCAAGGCAAAGCGCTGAGCGTCATCAAAAAAACAGCCGCTAAAAAAAAGGGCCGGCTGGTGATCGTAAGCGGTCCGGACCTGAACTTAAGCGCAAGTATCCCTTTATACGGGCAGCATCAAAAGATCAATGCGGCAACAGCTGTCGCGGCAGTCGCCGAACTGCGAAAGTCCGGTTATAAAATATCAGACAGTGATATAAGAATAGGGATCGCAAAGACAAAATGGCCGGCGAGGTTCCAGATATTAAGAAGGGATCCCGTCGTGATAGTCGACGGCGCGCATAATCCTGCCGGTATAAAAGCCCTTATTGATTCTGCCAGCGCTTTCAAAAATAGATCAGGCAGGGATATTTTTGTCGCCGGGATATTGAGACGCAAAGACCACAAGAAAATGTTATCAATGCTTTGCAGCGCAGCTGATACTCTGATACTGACAAGACCCATGGCGAAGGGCGCATGCACATTAGCAGAGATGGGGGCCGACGTGAAAGGCAAAGGCTGTGAAATATTAAAATTGTCAACGGTCGGCAGGGCGGTAACAGCCGCAATAAAAATAGCCGGAAAAGATGATACGGTGATAATTTGCG
- the xerD gene encoding site-specific tyrosine recombinase XerD, producing the protein MEDNKKIIDEFLLYIKVEKGYSPNTVSSYRNDLSKILKYPLTQKGISSFIGDLSREGMSPSSISRNLAAIKSLCKFLIGEGRMQSDPTEDISFPKLGLKLPRSLSMAEAEALVESPDKKDKLSSRDRAILETLYGCGLRISELTGLDVNNVNFESGFINCIGKGSKERIVPVGEEAKKALSFYVRVMRLRFLKKKTSNALFLDRSGKRLTRQGAWLIVKKYVKKSGVKSSASPHTLRHSFATHLLEKGADLRSVQEMLGHANISTTQIYTNVSRERLRKVYKSAHPRA; encoded by the coding sequence ATGGAAGACAATAAAAAGATCATCGACGAGTTTCTCCTATACATAAAAGTCGAAAAAGGCTATTCTCCGAATACGGTCTCGTCATACAGGAACGACCTGTCAAAAATTTTAAAGTATCCCCTGACGCAAAAAGGGATCAGCAGTTTTATCGGCGATCTGAGCAGGGAAGGCATGTCCCCTTCATCGATATCAAGGAACCTCGCGGCCATAAAATCACTGTGCAAATTCCTGATCGGCGAGGGCCGGATGCAGAGCGATCCGACGGAAGACATCTCTTTTCCCAAGCTCGGGCTTAAACTGCCGAGATCGCTTTCCATGGCCGAGGCGGAGGCGCTTGTCGAGTCGCCGGATAAAAAAGACAAGCTGAGCTCGCGCGACCGCGCCATACTCGAGACCCTTTACGGGTGCGGGCTGAGGATAAGCGAGCTGACGGGGCTGGACGTCAATAATGTGAATTTTGAATCCGGTTTTATTAACTGCATCGGCAAGGGCTCAAAAGAACGGATAGTGCCTGTCGGGGAAGAGGCAAAAAAAGCGTTGTCTTTTTATGTAAGGGTAATGCGCCTCAGGTTCCTGAAGAAAAAGACATCGAACGCCCTTTTCCTGGACAGGAGCGGAAAAAGGCTCACAAGACAGGGGGCCTGGCTCATCGTAAAAAAATACGTCAAAAAGTCCGGTGTCAAAAGCTCGGCATCCCCTCACACGCTGCGCCACAGCTTCGCGACGCATCTTCTCGAAAAAGGAGCGGACCTCCGCTCTGTCCAGGAGATGCTCGGTCATGCTAATATAAGTACGACGCAGATCTACACGAATGTGAGCAGGGAAAGACTGAGAAAAGTTTATAAAAGCGCGCATCCGAGGGCATAG
- a CDS encoding site-2 protease family protein produces MIGIIFFVLSLVILLYTIIFHELAHGVAAGYFGDSTPRMMGRLSLDPRVHIDPMGTVIFPLLLIFSGSPVVFGWAKPVPINPNYFRDPDKDMAIVGLAGPLANFTLAFIMALFLRFVPFPAGELTGMLQELIVFAVRINLLLGVFNLIPIPPLDGSRLLRAVLPYEGVRIMDGMERYGFFILILLLMFPGTSIFISGIVNMIFNFFVGI; encoded by the coding sequence ATGATCGGTATAATATTTTTTGTTCTATCATTGGTCATCCTTTTGTACACGATAATCTTTCACGAGCTTGCTCACGGAGTTGCGGCGGGGTATTTCGGGGACAGTACGCCGAGAATGATGGGGCGGTTATCGCTGGATCCAAGGGTCCATATCGATCCTATGGGGACGGTAATTTTTCCTCTGCTCCTGATATTTTCAGGGTCCCCGGTCGTGTTCGGATGGGCAAAACCGGTGCCGATCAATCCTAATTACTTCAGGGACCCTGACAAGGACATGGCGATCGTCGGGCTCGCGGGACCTCTTGCCAATTTCACTCTGGCATTTATCATGGCGCTTTTTCTCAGGTTCGTTCCTTTTCCGGCCGGCGAATTAACGGGTATGCTGCAGGAACTGATCGTATTTGCAGTGAGGATAAACCTGCTTTTAGGCGTGTTCAACCTGATACCGATACCTCCTCTGGACGGGTCCCGTCTTTTAAGGGCGGTGCTTCCTTATGAGGGAGTAAGGATAATGGACGGTATGGAGCGGTACGGCTTCTTTATTCTCATCCTTCTTTTGATGTTCCCGGGGACGTCTATCTTCATCTCCGGCATAGTGAACATGATATTTAACTTTTTTGTCGGGATATGA